The genomic stretch GCCATCATGGTTACGGCCGCCTCGCCGGAAATTCCTTCGCCGCTTCTGGAACAATTGGCCCTGAATGGTCGCATGATCATCCCGGTTGGGGACCGCTACTCCCAGACATTAAAGAAAATCACCAAAAGGGAAACAGGGTTTGAGGAAGAAGATCTGGGTGGCGTCCGGTTCGTCAGCCTGATCGGCGAACACGGCTGGAAGGAATGAAAAAGACATAGGATCGGAAACCTATTGGGACCATTTATCACCTCGTTCTTCTTGCCGACGCAGTTTCTTATAAACCACTTTGTAAATCAGCCAACGATCCGGCGCCGGTAACGATACATCCTTGAAAGGATTTGGGCGATTTCATCCAGCCGGTCATAGATGTGGATGCCTTCTTCATTCAGGTCATGAATGACCTGACTTTCCCACGGGGAATAAATACTGCCGATCAGGATGGGGATATTGAACGTCTTTTCCATAGCCGTATAGAGGCTTATGATTTCTTTGTTGATTTCCAAAAAGATCCGAAGCCGTTCCGGTGCACGGTCGTTCAGCATACCCGGTCGCCCCAGTCCATGGAGGATCAAGGCATCGACTTCACCGGAAGTCAGGATCGCCTGACCGAAGGCCGTCAGGATATCTTTATCAAAAAAGAGTCCGGAGGCCCCGATATCGACCGGGTTTCTCACCGAGGCCCGGATGGGCATCCCCAGTTCCCTCAGTCTGGATTGCAGCCCGGCACTCAATTCCGGCACATAAAGTCCTTCGGCCTCCAGGGCATCGGACAAGGCCACACCCCAGGACCCGCCCATGGTCATGATGGCCACGCGGTTCCCATTCATGGGCGGTCGTTCCACCATGGCCTGTCCTAATGAGAGCAGGAGTTCCATGGTAGGGGACGAGATCACATTGGTCTGGGCCAGGACCCCCTCATAAACACGATGGGCGCCGGCCAAGGCACCGGTGTGGCTCTGAGCAGCCCGGGCGGCATTCGGGGTTCTCCCGGCTTTGTAGACGATGACCGGTTTAGTTTTTGCTATTTTCCGTGTCACTTCCACAAAACGTCGTCCCTCTTTAATCGCCTCGAGGTACATGATGACGGCTTGGACCTCAGGGTCTGCCCCGATATGTTCCAGAAAATCCGTAGTCGTCAGATCGGCCTCGTTCCCGGTGTGAACAAAGAGGCCTACCCCCATATGCCGGGCGTAGCCGTGAGCCAATAGATCATACAGGGCATAACCGCCCTGGCAGACGGCTGCGATACGGTTCTTGACAAGATGCCGTTCCGGTGCAGCGGAGCCGTTGAATTCCGCATGGAGATTGAATGTGCCGCTCACATTCGGACCCAGGAGGCGCATACCGTAGGACCGGGCCAGGCGCACCAACTCCACTTCCCTTTGCCTGCCGGTCTCGGTGGCTTCGCCGAATCCGGCCGTGATGAGGGTGATACCTTTGACGCCTTTCTGCCCGCATTCCCGGATGGTTTGTTCCACCGATTGTTC from Deltaproteobacteria bacterium encodes the following:
- a CDS encoding CoA-binding protein, encoding MSTNEELNAFINPKSVAVIGATERPGSWGSFIMEGLLSRPFPGPIYPVNHQGGRIYGLPAFKDVLAIPGEPELAIFTIPEQSVEQTIRECGQKGVKGITLITAGFGEATETGRQREVELVRLARSYGMRLLGPNVSGTFNLHAEFNGSAAPERHLVKNRIAAVCQGGYALYDLLAHGYARHMGVGLFVHTGNEADLTTTDFLEHIGADPEVQAVIMYLEAIKEGRRFVEVTRKIAKTKPVIVYKAGRTPNAARAAQSHTGALAGAHRVYEGVLAQTNVISSPTMELLLSLGQAMVERPPMNGNRVAIMTMGGSWGVALSDALEAEGLYVPELSAGLQSRLRELGMPIRASVRNPVDIGASGLFFDKDILTAFGQAILTSGEVDALILHGLGRPGMLNDRAPERLRIFLEINKEIISLYTAMEKTFNIPILIGSIYSPWESQVIHDLNEEGIHIYDRLDEIAQILSRMYRYRRRIVG